ACCCGCCCCAGCATGCTGCTCGACCTCGTCGGGAGGGACAGGTGCGTCGTCGGCAACGACCTGCTGGCGGTGCCGTCGTTCTATCCCGGCCTCGAGCTGGCCACCACAGGCGTGCACCGGCTGACCGGGATGCCGCTGGTCGGCGCGCAGATCCTGGTGGTTCTGCTGGCGCGATCGGTGCTGGTCATGGCGCTGTTCACGCTGGTGCGACGCGGCACTGGCTCCGGCACGGCGGGTGGGCTCGCCGTGCTGCTCTACGCCGCGAGCCCGCGCTTCTGCTTCCTTGATTGCCCAGTTCTCCCACCAGGCGGTGGCCACGGCGCTGCTGGTGGCCGTGGCGTGCCTGCTGGTGCGCAGCTTCTACCGCGGGTCGCCCGCCTCGGCGCGGCGGCGCGACTCCCGCAGGACCACCGCGCAGACCCCGAAGGTGTCGGTGGACACCAGCACGCGGCCCACGCCGAGCGCTCCGACGGCGGCCGTCAGCCGGACCACTGTGCCGGCCTTCTCGGCGGTGGGGAACACGGACGCGCTCGCGACCAGCCCGCCGGATGTCACGGCTCGGCATCGCGTTGGCGATGACACCGACCGTGGCGTCGGCCACGAGCCGGTGGCGGCTCACTCGTCAGCCGTCGGCGTGCTGCTCACCCGTCTCGCTCCCTGCCCGCCGCCGTCGCGCGTGCCGTCTGCGGGAGACGCGTTTCCGCAGCCGCTGACAAGGGTCACGACCGTCATCTGACAGGACCCGCCTGTCCTTCGGCTTGACGTATTCCGATATCGGCATACGATGGCGCCCATGGCACGAGCAGCGACGACGTCGGACGTCTTCAACGCGATCGCCGAGCCGCAGCGCCGGGAGATCCTGGCACTGCTGCGGGCGGGTGAGCGGCCGGTGACCGAGTTGGCCCGGGAGCTGGGGATGACCCAGCCGGGGGCGTCCAAACACCTGCGGGTGCTCCGGGAGGTCGGGCTGGTGCGGGACCGCAAGGCAGGCAAGCAGCGCCTGTACGGCCTTGACGCCCGCGGGCTGCGGCCGGTCCACGAGTGGACCGGCGGGTTCGAGCGGTTCTGGAACGAGAGCTTCGACCGGCTGGACGCGTACGTGCAGGACCTCAAGCAGGCAAGCCAGGAGGAGTGACCGATGGCAGCGACAGGACGGGACGCGCCGAAGCAGTCAGCGACGGCCGACCGTGAGATCGTGATCTCCCGGGTCATCAGTGCCCCACGGGAGCTGGTGTTCGAGGCGTTCACCGAAGTCCGGCACCTGTCGCGATGGTGGGGACCGGAGGGGTTCACCACCACCACGCGGGCGTTCGAGTTCCGCGTCGGCGGGGAGTGGGACTTCGTGATGCACGGACCGGACGGGACGGACTACCAGGAGTGGATCTCCTGGACCGAGATCGCCCCGCCGGAGCGGATCGCGCTGCTGCACGGTGAGTCCCGCGGCGACCCGAACGCCTTCGAGTCGGTCCTCACGTTCGCGCCCGACGGCGCGGCGACCCGGATCGAGATGCGCACGGTGTTCCCCACCAAGGAGCTGCGCGACGAGGCGGTCGAGAAGTACCACGCGATCGAGGGCGGCCGGCAGACCCTGGGCAACCTGGCTGCCTACGTCACCGAGATCGTTCCGAAGGGAGTTGAGGACTGATGGCCGGCAAGGTGTTCTTCAGCGTGACGATGTCGCTGGACGGGTTCATCGCGCCCGAGGAGCGCAGGGATGACCCGGATGCGCAGCGCTGGATGGCGCAGTGGATGGAGCTGCAGCAGTGGATATTCCCCCAGCGGTTCTTCCGGGAGAACCTGAAGCTCGGCGAGGGCGGCGAGGAAGGGCACGACAACGACATCGCGCGGGAGACGTTCGAGCGCACCGGCGCGAGCGTGATGGGCAAGCGCATGTTCGACCTCGGCGAGCGGGCGTGGCCGGAGGAGGCGCCGTTCCACACGCCGGTCTTCGTCGTGACGCACGAGAAGCGTGACCCCTGGGAGCGGCCGGGTGGAACCACCTTCCACTTCGTCAACGACGGCATCGAGACCGCGCTCGACCAGGCCCGCGAGGCCGCCCGCGACCGGGATGTCCGCATCGCAGGCGGCGGCGCAACGATCCTGGAGTACGTGAACGCCGGCCTGATCGACGAGTTCTCGATCGCGCTCTCACCCGTGCTGTTCGGCTCCGGAATCCGCCTGTTCGAGGGCGTGGACGCGGGCCGCGTGGCCCTGGAGCCGGTCCGCGCGGAGCCGACGCAGCGTGTGACCCACCTGACCTACGCAGTCCGGGAGCGGTAACTGTCTCGGCCTCCGCGCTCCTCCCCGAGGTCAGCAGCGCGGTGAGATCCTCGACGCTCTCAGCGTCAGGAAGGGCGAACGTTCGGGCCGCGATCTCGGCCGCACGCTCCTCCGGGGGGACCTCACGGCGTTGTCGTGGAACTTCCTCGCCCACTCAGGCCTCGCCAGCGAGTCACCAAGGGGCCCGGCTCCCGCGCCGCCGGTGCTCGCGATGGCGTTCGAGCTCGTCGAATCAGCACAGACGCGGTGGCGGGCCGTCAACGCACCCCCACCTCGTCGCGCTGGTCCGTGCCGACGCGGTATTCAAGAACGGCAGGCTCATCGAACGACCCGACGAATCAGAGGGTGGTGATCAGCAAGTCGCCTGACACGCTGATCCACAGGTCTTGACTGTTCCTCGCGGCGCGCCGAGCAGCCCATGCGGGGCTGAGCGGCGAGGAACCAACCGGGCCTCTCAGTTCTTCAGGAAGCGCCGACGCCACCACCCGCACGCACCCCACGAACTTGCCAGAATGAGGTGAGGACTGAGGGGAACAGTCCGTCGATCGAATGCGGAATCGAGCCTGGAGACAAGTCTGCCAAGGTCTTCTCGAGCACCGCGGGGAAGCCACAGCAGCACGTCCTCCAGGCGGTCTCGCGCCACGAGGGGATCACAGCACTCGCAGGCCATCACTGGATCCGGCAGCACACGCCCTGGCTGGTTCAGATACCACTGGCACTCGGCCAGGGCAGCAGCCACAGCCCCTGGCCATAGCCGGTCCTCTTCCAGCTTCCGGATCGCTACCCGAGTGGCCGCAGACACACCGCGGACCCGGCGAACAGGAATACCTCTTCTGGGCCGCCAACGCTTGGCGCGCAGCCCCTTCGGACGCCTACGTGGCATCGGCCTTTCGGATCAGCATGCCAGCATCCTGCCACGGACCGAGCTGCCTCCGCACGTGGTCATCGAGAGCCCGCACCACGGCAAGTGCTCTTACTTCTTCACCGACCTTCATGCGCTCTCCGGACGAACAGTCGGACGCCCGGAGACCATCGCCGAACGCGACCAACTCAGACGCCGAACATGGCTTCGGAAGGGAACGGCCAGCCCGGCTCTCGCAATCGACGCAGTGCCGTGCCCATGCACTCGGCGACCGAGGCCCCGTCGGCCCTCATCCCGCCGTCCAGCGGCCCACCGGAAGCGGCAAATGTCCACGCCGGCCGACCGTCACGCATGCGCTCCGCGTCGACCCGGATCATGGCACCGACACCCTGCTCGCCGAGCCATTCCAAGACGAGCAGCGTCACGTCCTCGACGCCGCTGTCCGGGTCCACCTTGGGGCGCCGCCCCATTCCCTTGGCCATGCCCACCTACTCAGCGTCCGGTCGGGCCTCGGCGCACGCTTTCAAGGCAGCTCGGACCATGAAGAACAAGCTCAGTGCCTGTTCCACATTCCGTTGGCCCAGCCCACAGCTGCCGGCCTCGACGGCCATCGTGAGGCGATGGTCTCCAGAGCGGCCAGGCCCGCGAGCCTGGTTAGGGTCGGGGCATGGATCGCAGCAGCAGACAGTCGGGCGACGTGTTCGCCGGGGAAGCACGGGGAGAGGTGTCGCCCCGCGCCGCCCGAGCGCTGTGGTGGGGGTCGGCCGGTCTGGTGCTCACTGTCCTCGGGACCTCGGTGCTCGTCGCCGGCGCGGAGCGCGGCTGGAGACTGCTCGTGGCCGTGGGCCTGGTCGTTGTGCAGGTCTGTGCCCTGAGATGGCAGGCGCGTGCCCCGGTTGCCGTACTGGCCGTGAATGCGGCGACAGGGCTCGCGGTGTGGGCGCTGCTGCCCGCGGTGACCTTGACGGGGGCGCTGCTCGCGGCGCAGGTCTCGTTGTGCGTGTTGTCGGCCATCAGGCCGCGGCGGGTGTCGGTGGGGGCGCTGGCGGCGATGTGCCTGCCGGCGCCGCTGGCGTTCGGGGCGGGCGGTACGGCGGGTCTGGCGGTCTATCTGCTGACGGTGGTTTTGGCGTGGACCGCAGGGCAGTGGCGCAGGGCGCAGCAGGAACGGACGAGGGTGGAGATGCGCCGGGCCGTGGTGGAGGAGCGGGCGCGCATCGCGCGCGAGGTGCATGACGTGGTGGCGCACACTCTGTCGGTGGTGGTCATTCAGGCGGGTGCTGCGGACGATGTGTTCACCCAGCGGCCCGAACAGGCCCGTCAGGCGCTGCGGGCCATTGAGACGGGCGCCCGCTCGGCGCTGGGCGAACTACGGTTGCTGTTGCGGGCGTTCGGGCCCGGTGAGGAGGAGGAAGGAGCCGGGGAGCAGCGGGAGCCGGGGCCCTCGCTCGCGTGCCTGGACGAGTTGGCCGACACCGTGCGCGCGACCGGGATGACCGTGCACGTGCACCGCGAGGGCGCCTTCGACGGGCTGTCGGCCGCGGTGGATCTGGCGGCGTACCGGATCGTCCAGGAGGCCCTCACCAACACGCTGCGCCACGCGGTCGGCGCCGACGAGGTGAGCGTGCGCGTGGCCGTCGAAGGGCAGTGCGTGAAGGTCACGGTGGTTGACAACGGGCGTACGCCGCACAGCCGTTCGGCCGCCGCGGGGGTGGGACGCGGTCTTGTGGGGATGAAGGAGCGCGCGCGGCTCGTGGGTGGCAGTCTGCGTGCCGGTCCGCTGTCCGGAGGCGGGTTCGAGGTGGCAGCGCAACTGCCGGTGGAGGACGTGTCATGACGCTGCGGGTGGTGGTGGCCGACGACCAGGCCCTGGTCCGTACAGGATTCCGCCTGATCATCGACGCCCGGGACGATCTCGAGGTGGTCGGTGAGGCGTCCGACGGCCGGGAGGCGGTGGGGCTGACGCGGGAACTGGCGCCCGACGTGGTGCTGATGGACGTACGCATGCCGGGCGTGGACGGCATCGAGGCGACCCGGCAGATCGTGGAGTCGGGTAGTCGGGCGCGGGTGCTCGTGCTGACCACCTGGGACGTGGACGCGCACGTCGTCGCCGCGCTGCGGGCCGGGGCGAGCGGCTTCCTGCTGAAGGACATGCGCCCCGCCGAACTCGTCGACGCGATCCGCCTCACCGCGCGCGGCGACGCGCTGTTGGCACCGGCCGTGCTCAGCCGCGTCCTCGACCGGTTCCTGCGCACCACGCCCGACCCGGGGCCGCCGCCCTCCCTGCGGGAGCTCTCCGGACGCGAGCGGGAGGTGCTCACCCTGATCGGGCAGGCGCTGTCGAACGCGGAGATCGCCGAGCGGCTGCACCTGTCGGAG
This portion of the Streptomyces mirabilis genome encodes:
- a CDS encoding metalloregulator ArsR/SmtB family transcription factor, whose product is MARAATTSDVFNAIAEPQRREILALLRAGERPVTELARELGMTQPGASKHLRVLREVGLVRDRKAGKQRLYGLDARGLRPVHEWTGGFERFWNESFDRLDAYVQDLKQASQEE
- a CDS encoding SRPBCC family protein, yielding MAATGRDAPKQSATADREIVISRVISAPRELVFEAFTEVRHLSRWWGPEGFTTTTRAFEFRVGGEWDFVMHGPDGTDYQEWISWTEIAPPERIALLHGESRGDPNAFESVLTFAPDGAATRIEMRTVFPTKELRDEAVEKYHAIEGGRQTLGNLAAYVTEIVPKGVED
- a CDS encoding dihydrofolate reductase family protein, which gives rise to MAGKVFFSVTMSLDGFIAPEERRDDPDAQRWMAQWMELQQWIFPQRFFRENLKLGEGGEEGHDNDIARETFERTGASVMGKRMFDLGERAWPEEAPFHTPVFVVTHEKRDPWERPGGTTFHFVNDGIETALDQAREAARDRDVRIAGGGATILEYVNAGLIDEFSIALSPVLFGSGIRLFEGVDAGRVALEPVRAEPTQRVTHLTYAVRER
- a CDS encoding sensor histidine kinase; amino-acid sequence: MDRSSRQSGDVFAGEARGEVSPRAARALWWGSAGLVLTVLGTSVLVAGAERGWRLLVAVGLVVVQVCALRWQARAPVAVLAVNAATGLAVWALLPAVTLTGALLAAQVSLCVLSAIRPRRVSVGALAAMCLPAPLAFGAGGTAGLAVYLLTVVLAWTAGQWRRAQQERTRVEMRRAVVEERARIAREVHDVVAHTLSVVVIQAGAADDVFTQRPEQARQALRAIETGARSALGELRLLLRAFGPGEEEEGAGEQREPGPSLACLDELADTVRATGMTVHVHREGAFDGLSAAVDLAAYRIVQEALTNTLRHAVGADEVSVRVAVEGQCVKVTVVDNGRTPHSRSAAAGVGRGLVGMKERARLVGGSLRAGPLSGGGFEVAAQLPVEDVS
- a CDS encoding response regulator transcription factor, producing MTLRVVVADDQALVRTGFRLIIDARDDLEVVGEASDGREAVGLTRELAPDVVLMDVRMPGVDGIEATRQIVESGSRARVLVLTTWDVDAHVVAALRAGASGFLLKDMRPAELVDAIRLTARGDALLAPAVLSRVLDRFLRTTPDPGPPPSLRELSGREREVLTLIGQALSNAEIAERLHLSEATVKNHVTAVLRKLGLRDRVQAVVAAYDHGLVEPRRP